A portion of the Carya illinoinensis cultivar Pawnee chromosome 11, C.illinoinensisPawnee_v1, whole genome shotgun sequence genome contains these proteins:
- the LOC122282311 gene encoding uncharacterized protein LOC122282311, whose protein sequence is MLVTKLKHLKIALRTWNNQIFGKTVSHIAALEDRIKGLEVSLQSEYAEDVEDDLVASQLELSVWLNREEQRLAQQAKQRWIQKGEANSAFFRAISRRNHKEVKEMQLEDGSILSSPEQIHEGAISYFSNFLKACNSRDEPNLGDLVQPIISQDDNNLLSCVPLSQEVYDALCSILEDSSPSPDGFGSGFYRSCWHIVGTDVVDVVTEFFQGS, encoded by the exons ATGCTTGTTACTAAACTTAAACATCTCAAAATTGCTTTGAGAACTTGGAACAATCAAATTTTTGGTAAAACTGTCTCCCACATAGCGGCTCTTGAGGATCGTATAAAGGGCTTGGAGGTAAGCTTACAATCTGAGTATGCTGAAGACGTGGAGGATGATTTAGTTGCCTCCCAATTGGAGCTATCAGTCTGGTTGAATAGGGAAGAACAACGCCTTGCCCAACAAGCTAAACAACGTTGGATTCAGAAGGGTGAAGCAAATTCTGCTTTCTTTCGTGCTATCAGTCGTCGTAATCATAAAGAGGTTAAAGAGATGCAACTAGAGGATGGTTCTATTCTCTCCTCACCTGAACAAATTCACGAAGGGGCTAtctcttatttttctaatttcttgaagGCATGTAATAGTCGTGATGAGCCTAATCTGGGGGACTTAGTTCAACCGATTATTTCTCAGGATGACAACAACCTCCTTTCTTGTGTTCCTTTATCTCAAGAAGTCTATGATGCTCTTTGCTCCATTCTGGAAGATAGTAGCCCGAGTCCTGATGGTTTTGGGTCAGGCTTCTATCGATCTTGTTGGCACATTGTGGGTACTGACGTTGTCGATGTTGTGACTGAGTTTTTTCAAG GTTCTTAA